A region from the bacterium genome encodes:
- a CDS encoding sugar transferase has translation MSRKNELIITILGDLAILSAVFFISWKASYINFPATSWHALVANFTLLIFWFFVFQTFDLYEPRQRIQIMNETFRMFNSLALGIVIIIALAYITNINFVKAKGFLPSYVITIGSLLVWRLLWRGIVGEYIKPKPKKVVIFKNGEPAEKYHGFDVVKEMKFSEISPKSTKEIFKKNNFDGIVIESNGHASDDIMGIISRFAETEYEIYISPKLYALVYNNFLIQKVADSMLLRVIFHPLSNWDRFLKRVTDIVLSSLAFLALSPMIAVITILIKVDTPGPAFYKQNRVGYRGKKYQLYKFRSMVTDAEKHTGPVWAKKDDTRITRMGQIMRPLRLDELPQLFNVLNGTMSFVGPRPERPHFVSRFEKEIPFYRLRLTVHPGITGLAQVKHSYDRTVDDVRKKLDYDLEYINNLSLRLDSKIFLKTILTVLTKEGAH, from the coding sequence ATGTCCCGTAAGAACGAACTGATCATCACCATTCTGGGCGATCTAGCGATCCTATCCGCGGTATTTTTTATCAGCTGGAAAGCCTCATATATTAATTTCCCTGCGACAAGCTGGCACGCCCTCGTCGCCAATTTCACTCTTTTGATATTCTGGTTCTTCGTGTTCCAGACCTTCGATCTCTATGAACCGCGTCAGAGGATCCAGATCATGAACGAAACTTTCCGCATGTTCAATTCCCTCGCCCTGGGGATCGTGATCATCATCGCGCTTGCGTACATCACGAATATCAACTTCGTGAAAGCCAAGGGGTTCTTGCCGTCTTACGTGATCACCATCGGTTCCCTCTTGGTCTGGCGGTTATTGTGGCGCGGCATTGTGGGCGAGTACATCAAACCAAAACCAAAGAAAGTCGTGATCTTTAAGAACGGTGAGCCGGCCGAGAAATACCATGGATTTGATGTCGTAAAAGAAATGAAGTTCAGCGAGATCAGCCCCAAATCCACAAAGGAAATATTCAAAAAGAACAATTTTGACGGCATTGTGATCGAAAGCAACGGCCATGCTTCCGATGATATCATGGGCATCATATCAAGGTTCGCCGAAACCGAGTATGAAATCTACATCTCACCAAAATTATACGCCCTGGTCTATAACAATTTCCTGATCCAGAAAGTCGCGGATTCGATGCTGCTGCGTGTCATTTTTCACCCCCTCTCCAACTGGGACCGGTTCCTGAAAAGGGTGACCGATATCGTTCTTTCGTCACTGGCTTTTCTCGCCCTTTCGCCAATGATCGCGGTCATCACGATCCTCATCAAGGTCGACACGCCGGGTCCGGCGTTCTATAAACAGAACCGCGTCGGATACCGCGGTAAAAAGTACCAGCTCTATAAATTCCGTTCCATGGTGACCGATGCCGAGAAACACACCGGCCCGGTATGGGCAAAAAAAGACGATACGCGGATCACCCGCATGGGCCAGATCATGAGGCCCTTGCGGCTCGATGAACTTCCCCAGCTCTTCAATGTGCTGAACGGGACTATGAGTTTCGTCGGCCCTCGACCAGAACGGCCGCACTTTGTGTCGAGGTTCGAAAAGGAGATACCGTTCTACCGCCTGCGGCTCACGGTTCATCCCGGCATCACGGGGCTGGCACAGGTAAAACATTCATACGACCGGACCGTCGACGACGTCCGGAAAAAACTTGACTATGACCTGGAGTATATCAACAACTTGTCGCTCCGGCTCGATTCCAAAATATTCCTCAAAACGATCCTCACCGTGCTCACTAAAGAAGGAGCACATTAG
- a CDS encoding DUF5050 domain-containing protein, translating into MDRTRIVIFISSVLFLNLIFCSRKSDFQKGIEALSAGEYAQAVRSLKTASVKEPSNPEVYYSLCVAYGNLDSTIPAYESYLKLSALSSPLKEDLALKAMLANFLGMDPYPASPIPMAKLRNQFKGSPAPDRELIAVAAARLDNGEIFLVKYDGSIVKKISQGGMNTDPDFSRRGDKVVYVSNQDGDDELYVYDIATQKTDKITDNRCQDLSPSISPDSKDVVYASDLDGAWDIYSVNLATKKIARLTSNKSWDGLPHYAPDGQWITFSSKRDGSDDIYTMRSNGTDCRLLYASKGDDDDASLVGDDLFFRSSQDGEWEIYRLTMKSGLLIRLTHNEDLDWNPRVSPDGKRLLLSRQIKNRWRLYFINLENSIPSDVIMRAIDEHLPADTTSE; encoded by the coding sequence ATGGACAGAACCAGAATTGTGATTTTTATATCATCGGTTTTATTTCTTAACTTGATTTTCTGCTCACGGAAGAGTGATTTTCAAAAAGGTATCGAGGCATTGAGCGCCGGTGAATACGCTCAGGCGGTAAGATCTTTGAAAACCGCATCGGTAAAAGAACCGTCGAACCCGGAAGTGTATTACAGCCTGTGCGTTGCTTACGGAAACCTTGATTCCACGATCCCGGCTTATGAGAGTTATTTAAAACTGTCGGCATTGAGTTCTCCGCTCAAGGAAGATCTGGCCCTGAAAGCGATGCTGGCGAACTTCTTAGGCATGGATCCTTATCCAGCCAGCCCGATCCCGATGGCGAAGCTGAGGAACCAGTTCAAAGGTTCGCCGGCGCCAGACCGGGAACTGATCGCGGTTGCCGCTGCCAGGCTCGATAACGGCGAGATCTTCCTGGTAAAATACGACGGATCGATCGTCAAAAAAATCAGTCAGGGCGGCATGAACACGGACCCGGATTTTTCGCGCCGGGGCGATAAGGTCGTTTACGTGTCAAACCAGGACGGCGATGACGAGTTGTATGTCTATGATATAGCCACGCAGAAAACGGATAAAATAACCGATAACCGATGCCAGGATCTCTCTCCTTCCATTTCGCCGGACAGCAAGGATGTTGTTTATGCCTCGGACCTTGACGGCGCCTGGGATATCTACTCGGTGAACCTGGCGACTAAAAAGATCGCGCGGCTCACCAGCAACAAATCCTGGGATGGATTGCCGCATTATGCCCCGGATGGCCAGTGGATCACGTTTTCATCGAAAAGGGACGGCAGCGATGATATTTACACGATGAGGTCGAACGGCACGGATTGCCGTTTGTTGTATGCGAGCAAGGGCGATGATGATGACGCCAGCCTGGTCGGTGACGATCTTTTTTTCCGGTCCTCACAGGACGGGGAATGGGAGATCTACCGGCTGACCATGAAGAGCGGTTTGCTGATCCGGCTCACCCATAATGAAGATCTGGACTGGAATCCGAGAGTGTCACCGGACGGAAAACGCCTGCTCCTGTCCAGGCAGATAAAAAACCGTTGGCGTCTTTATTTCATAAATCTAGAAAATTCGATCCCCTCGGATGTGATCATGCGGGCGATAGATGAGCATCTGCCGGCGGACACTACGAGCGAATAA
- a CDS encoding GNAT family N-acetyltransferase, whose product MEKSINIRSFDVNHDFEQVQQLDSCINGNRQRDVVYQDIKNYSGQIYIADIDGIIVGFVSLSRSFWNDIAMIDHLAVIENWRKKGVGRLLINHILNEGRKRNIRFICVQTALWNFGAIEFYKRLAFSLRGIFPEYIGEGNDMVWLDIDLRKRL is encoded by the coding sequence ATGGAAAAAAGCATTAACATTCGCAGTTTTGATGTCAACCACGATTTTGAGCAGGTGCAGCAATTGGATTCTTGTATTAATGGGAATCGTCAGAGGGACGTTGTTTACCAAGATATTAAAAATTATTCAGGGCAGATTTATATTGCCGATATCGATGGAATAATTGTTGGATTTGTTTCACTTTCACGATCGTTTTGGAATGATATCGCAATGATTGATCATCTGGCGGTAATCGAAAACTGGCGCAAGAAAGGAGTGGGTAGACTACTCATTAATCATATTTTGAATGAAGGGCGAAAGCGGAATATTAGATTCATCTGTGTTCAAACAGCATTATGGAATTTTGGAGCGATAGAGTTCTATAAGCGATTGGCATTTTCTCTAAGAGGGATTTTCCCTGAATATATAGGTGAAGGGAACGATATGGTATGGCTAGATATTGATTTAAGAAAACGATTATGA
- a CDS encoding virulence protein RhuM/Fic/DOC family protein — MKNNVKDSRGEIVIYKTSDKQVRLNVKLERETVWLTQKQIAVLFGTERPAITKHLRNVFKSKELDKKSVCSILEHTATDGKTYKTNYYNLDAIISVGYRVNSRRATQFRIWATRVLKDYLVKGYAIDKKRLLKQQEKFIELQQTVAFLKEKSAIPEIKTQMHEILSIINDYANSMTLLFQYDKGKVPVYKTRKPRFVLTYETSLRLIDEFKKELITKDEASYLFGKEVNEKLAGILGAIYQTFEKRDLYGSVEEKAANLLYLTIKDHPFVDGNKRIGSLLFIHYLNKNKCMLNKAGKPKISVTTIVALALLIANSDPKEKEIMINIVTNLLR; from the coding sequence ATGAAAAATAATGTAAAAGACAGCAGGGGCGAGATTGTTATCTATAAAACCTCTGATAAACAGGTAAGACTTAATGTCAAATTGGAAAGAGAAACAGTCTGGCTTACCCAGAAACAGATTGCAGTACTTTTCGGCACAGAAAGACCTGCTATCACTAAACATTTGAGAAATGTGTTCAAAAGCAAGGAATTAGACAAGAAATCAGTATGTTCCATTTTGGAACATACTGCCACAGACGGTAAGACTTACAAAACCAATTACTATAATCTTGACGCGATAATTTCCGTTGGTTACCGGGTCAATTCACGCCGGGCAACCCAGTTTCGCATCTGGGCAACGAGAGTCCTCAAAGACTATCTTGTAAAAGGGTATGCCATTGACAAAAAACGACTATTGAAACAACAGGAAAAATTTATAGAACTTCAGCAAACAGTGGCTTTCTTAAAAGAAAAAAGTGCCATACCGGAGATTAAAACACAAATGCACGAGATTTTGTCAATTATCAATGATTATGCTAACTCAATGACCCTCTTATTTCAATATGACAAAGGCAAGGTGCCAGTATATAAAACCAGAAAGCCACGTTTTGTTTTAACCTATGAAACATCCTTAAGGCTGATCGATGAATTTAAGAAAGAATTAATTACAAAAGATGAAGCTTCTTATCTTTTTGGGAAAGAAGTCAACGAGAAATTAGCAGGAATATTGGGCGCAATATATCAGACATTTGAAAAAAGGGATCTTTATGGCTCGGTCGAAGAAAAAGCTGCGAATTTACTCTATCTGACCATCAAAGATCATCCTTTCGTTGATGGAAACAAGCGCATCGGTTCGCTATTGTTCATCCATTATTTGAATAAAAACAAATGTATGTTAAACAAAGCAGGCAAACCGAAAATAAGCGTAACCACAATAGTTGCTTTGGCATTGTTAATTGCCAATAGTGACCCCAAAGAGAAAGAAATAATGATAAATATCGTAACCAACCTGCTAAGATGA
- a CDS encoding M1 family aminopeptidase has protein sequence MTAIIFFNQWEMPSHEGKYVCSMPGPSQVYAESLHTYDVLKYELTASLPMTSRSMSGVNKIKCRSMTNGLIACPFHSRTLVIDSVMVDGLTATYSSAGETLLVDLPQTYDYGDSFSVEIGYHGSWSVTGYQTGFVYYPKNYDSNTLHTLAYTLGEPWDARAWMPCYDEPYDKADQGCVITVTVPDTFLVCANGDLVDVVNNPGGTKTFTYQENYPVATYLMHFGASRYAQLSQWCQVAPGDSIEIRHFVWPADSVQGVIAFQYMPIAMTLFDSMYGSYPFDRYGQDVVYPYAWGGMEHQEQTTIHRWWVLYQSENGMAHELSHQWWGDMVTCIDFRDIWLNEGFATYSDANYNWARFGHAEFLNTMQSRANDYFNDDANWRHPLYDPPVSELFSWGYSYCKGSWVVHMLRYLSQPNFFTGLAAYRDSFEYGGASTEDLMGIFNQAYGTDLTWFFDEWVYDQGYPLYDVYWYCIPSGGNYMTQIRVRQTQTNAPPVFHMPVQVLLHMTTGDTLVNIPITSAAQYAEFVISDSVTGIEFDPDFWILKQYNVYYGIEEYNAVGDGRCVDKLLFANPSSSMNLEYVVSKTGPISITVYDVGGRIQNVIYRGVQKAGRYSVAIPGIPAGVYFCRLETPLNTVTKKLVVTK, from the coding sequence ATGACAGCAATCATATTTTTCAATCAATGGGAAATGCCTTCACATGAAGGCAAGTATGTCTGTTCAATGCCTGGTCCCAGCCAGGTCTATGCTGAATCACTGCATACTTACGACGTTCTCAAATACGAACTGACCGCATCGTTACCCATGACTTCGCGTAGTATGTCGGGCGTGAACAAGATCAAATGCCGCAGCATGACCAACGGCCTTATTGCGTGTCCGTTCCACAGCCGCACGCTGGTGATCGATTCGGTGATGGTCGACGGCCTGACCGCGACCTATTCATCAGCCGGTGAGACCCTGCTGGTGGATCTTCCCCAGACCTATGACTACGGGGATTCTTTCAGCGTGGAGATCGGGTATCATGGTTCATGGAGCGTGACCGGCTACCAGACGGGTTTTGTATACTATCCGAAAAACTATGACTCGAACACCCTGCACACTCTGGCATATACGCTCGGCGAGCCCTGGGATGCCCGCGCTTGGATGCCCTGTTATGATGAGCCGTATGACAAGGCGGATCAGGGATGTGTCATTACCGTGACGGTCCCGGATACTTTCCTCGTATGCGCCAACGGCGATCTAGTTGATGTCGTTAATAATCCCGGCGGCACCAAGACCTTCACGTACCAGGAAAATTATCCGGTCGCTACTTACCTGATGCACTTCGGCGCGTCGCGCTATGCCCAGTTGTCCCAGTGGTGCCAGGTCGCGCCGGGCGATTCGATCGAAATCAGGCATTTTGTCTGGCCCGCGGATTCGGTCCAGGGAGTGATCGCCTTCCAGTACATGCCCATCGCCATGACCTTGTTCGATTCGATGTACGGCAGTTATCCGTTCGACCGCTACGGCCAGGATGTTGTCTATCCATACGCGTGGGGCGGCATGGAACACCAGGAACAGACCACCATCCACCGCTGGTGGGTCCTGTACCAATCCGAGAATGGCATGGCGCACGAACTGTCGCACCAGTGGTGGGGCGACATGGTGACCTGTATTGATTTCCGCGACATCTGGCTTAATGAAGGCTTCGCGACCTACAGCGATGCCAACTACAACTGGGCGAGGTTCGGCCATGCGGAATTCCTGAACACCATGCAGTCGCGAGCTAATGATTATTTCAATGATGATGCTAACTGGCGCCATCCATTATATGACCCGCCGGTGAGCGAACTGTTCAGCTGGGGATACTCATACTGCAAAGGATCCTGGGTCGTGCACATGCTGCGGTATCTGAGCCAACCGAACTTCTTCACGGGCCTAGCCGCATACCGTGATTCTTTTGAGTATGGCGGAGCCAGCACTGAAGACCTCATGGGTATTTTCAATCAGGCTTACGGCACGGACCTGACCTGGTTCTTTGACGAGTGGGTGTATGACCAGGGATACCCGCTATACGATGTCTACTGGTACTGCATACCGTCGGGCGGCAATTACATGACGCAGATCAGGGTAAGGCAGACGCAGACTAACGCGCCGCCGGTTTTTCACATGCCGGTTCAGGTGCTCTTACACATGACAACGGGCGATACGCTGGTCAATATCCCGATCACGTCAGCCGCTCAGTACGCGGAATTCGTGATTTCCGATTCGGTCACTGGTATAGAATTCGATCCGGATTTTTGGATATTAAAACAGTATAACGTTTATTACGGCATCGAGGAGTACAACGCGGTGGGTGATGGCCGGTGCGTTGACAAATTGCTCTTTGCCAACCCCTCAAGCAGTATGAACCTTGAATATGTGGTCAGCAAAACCGGTCCAATAAGCATAACTGTCTATGACGTAGGCGGGAGAATACAGAACGTGATCTATCGAGGCGTTCAAAAAGCCGGCCGGTATTCGGTCGCTATCCCGGGGATCCCTGCCGGTGTCTATTTCTGCCGGCTGGAAACGCCGCTTAACACGGTTACGAAAAAACTGGTGGTGACCAAGTAA
- a CDS encoding Fic family protein — protein MNDRAGTYLNQPSGYKVFIPKSLPPNPVIIFDNELMMLLSRADRVLARLDAITTILPNPDLFIGMYVKKEALLSSQIEGTEASMQGILEFEANLIPKEDINEIKQVVNHIKAMNYGLERIKEFPMSLRLIKEIHKLLLEGTRGSHRTPGEFKKTQNWIGPPGSTIVNATYIPPPPDMMLSLMGDLEKYFYAEDKIPDLVRIALIHAQFETIHPFLDGNGRIGRLLITFYLIWKKILVKPTLYLSFYLKKNRNEYYDLLTKIRTEGDWERWIKFFLKGVYTTCDEATNTAQEIIQLKERLLNKIYENKITSIYAVRLLDLLFKIPLVNVKNAKDTLEISLVSINQLFRKFEQLGILKEITGKKRYRRYIFKDYVDLIARGTENE, from the coding sequence ATGAATGACAGAGCGGGAACATACCTCAATCAACCGTCAGGGTATAAGGTATTCATTCCGAAATCATTGCCACCAAACCCTGTTATAATATTTGACAATGAATTGATGATGCTATTGTCCAGAGCTGATAGGGTATTAGCGCGGTTGGACGCTATCACAACTATCCTGCCTAACCCTGATCTCTTTATTGGCATGTATGTGAAAAAAGAAGCTCTCTTAAGTTCGCAGATTGAAGGGACCGAGGCTTCAATGCAGGGTATATTAGAATTTGAGGCAAATCTGATTCCGAAAGAGGATATAAATGAGATCAAACAAGTAGTAAACCATATAAAAGCAATGAATTATGGTCTAGAGAGAATCAAAGAATTTCCCATGTCGCTACGGTTAATAAAAGAAATCCATAAACTTTTATTAGAAGGAACACGCGGCAGCCATAGAACGCCCGGCGAGTTTAAAAAAACTCAGAACTGGATTGGACCACCAGGATCAACCATTGTTAATGCTACTTATATTCCACCTCCACCAGATATGATGTTATCATTAATGGGTGACCTTGAGAAATACTTCTATGCCGAAGACAAAATACCGGATTTAGTTAGAATCGCGTTGATTCACGCCCAGTTTGAAACCATCCATCCCTTTCTTGATGGTAACGGTAGAATAGGAAGACTACTCATTACCTTTTATCTGATCTGGAAGAAAATTTTAGTCAAACCAACTCTATATTTGAGTTTTTATCTCAAAAAAAATCGAAATGAATACTATGACCTGTTGACGAAAATTCGCACCGAAGGTGATTGGGAACGATGGATAAAATTCTTTCTGAAAGGTGTATACACAACCTGTGATGAGGCGACAAATACTGCCCAGGAAATTATTCAATTAAAGGAACGATTATTAAACAAGATTTATGAAAATAAGATAACCAGTATCTATGCTGTTCGGTTATTAGACTTGTTGTTTAAAATCCCGTTGGTCAATGTTAAAAATGCTAAGGATACATTGGAAATTTCGCTGGTTTCAATAAATCAATTATTTAGAAAATTTGAACAGCTCGGAATTTTAAAAGAGATAACCGGCAAAAAAAGATACCGGAGATATATTTTTAAAGACTATGTCGACCTTATCGCCCGGGGGACGGAAAATGAATGA
- a CDS encoding S4 domain-containing protein: MKIEDKENMRLDLFLKKVLIIKQRETAKQLCDGGYVKVNGMAAKPARDVRISDLIEIETAQGMESYRVLMVPNGNLRKDEVGQYCELVNKVADHE, from the coding sequence ATGAAGATAGAAGACAAGGAAAACATGAGGCTGGATCTTTTTTTAAAAAAAGTTCTCATTATCAAGCAGCGCGAGACCGCGAAACAGCTGTGCGACGGAGGTTACGTGAAGGTTAACGGCATGGCTGCCAAACCCGCGCGCGACGTCCGGATCAGCGATCTCATTGAGATCGAGACAGCGCAGGGCATGGAATCGTACCGGGTTTTAATGGTCCCGAACGGGAATCTGCGCAAGGATGAGGTCGGCCAATACTGCGAACTCGTGAACAAGGTCGCTGACCATGAGTAA
- a CDS encoding 4-hydroxythreonine-4-phosphate dehydrogenase PdxA, with product MSKRMTVNVGITMGDPAGIGPEIILKAVRQFLRGPKTGGNVKLSIFASPAVLLQTARDLDLISAYRVIKDMIVDCSSGVRFRYGKPTRETARAAMASIDRALEPEYSIDVLITPPIVKEAVRTFLPDFVGHTEYLAAHYGMDRHQHAMMGLSSDHKRIMLVTTHLPIKCVAAFITARNVFKKIMLLDWGLRKYFGIARPEIGVAAFNPHVFEFSRGEDEKILKAVLEARSNRVLARGPFSADSLFTRVYDGFLAMFHDQAFGFLKARKGGLNLTLGLPIVRLSPLHGTALDIAGKNVADYTGMTAALREGVKIYKNMQRSRDAEKKG from the coding sequence ATGAGTAAGAGAATGACCGTGAACGTCGGGATCACCATGGGTGACCCTGCAGGTATTGGACCTGAGATCATACTTAAAGCGGTCAGGCAGTTCCTAAGGGGTCCCAAGACCGGTGGTAATGTTAAATTATCCATATTCGCTTCTCCGGCGGTTCTGCTGCAGACCGCCCGTGACCTGGATCTGATATCCGCATATCGCGTAATAAAAGACATGATCGTTGACTGCTCATCCGGCGTCCGGTTTCGCTATGGAAAACCAACGCGCGAAACAGCGCGGGCCGCCATGGCTTCGATTGACCGTGCGCTGGAACCGGAATACAGTATCGATGTCCTGATCACGCCGCCGATCGTCAAAGAAGCCGTGAGAACCTTTCTCCCTGATTTTGTCGGTCACACCGAATACCTGGCAGCCCATTATGGCATGGACCGGCATCAACATGCGATGATGGGGTTATCCAGCGACCACAAAAGGATAATGCTAGTCACCACTCACCTGCCGATTAAGTGCGTTGCGGCTTTCATTACAGCCCGCAATGTTTTCAAGAAGATCATGCTGCTGGACTGGGGTTTGAGAAAATATTTCGGCATCGCCAGGCCGGAAATCGGCGTGGCGGCTTTTAATCCCCATGTTTTTGAATTCAGCCGCGGTGAAGATGAAAAGATCCTTAAAGCGGTGCTGGAAGCGAGGTCAAACCGTGTCCTGGCGCGGGGTCCGTTTTCGGCCGACTCGCTTTTCACGAGGGTCTATGACGGATTCCTGGCAATGTTCCATGACCAGGCGTTTGGGTTCCTGAAAGCACGAAAAGGCGGGTTGAACCTCACGCTTGGGTTACCCATTGTCCGGCTCTCGCCGCTGCATGGCACGGCGCTGGATATCGCTGGAAAAAACGTCGCGGATTACACGGGGATGACGGCCGCGCTGAGGGAAGGCGTGAAGATTTATAAGAATATGCAGAGAAGCAGAGATGCCGAGAAGAAAGGATGA